The sequence CAACAGATGTAACTGTAATAATATCTCCAATTTCTATTGTAAGTTTACCTAACCCATTATCTGACCAAAATTGAGCAATGTTATTGAGGAATTGTTCAAAATCCTCATTATAAACTTGATCAAATAAAGATAAACCAATTTTCAAACCAGCCTCATGTAAAATTGGATCTATATTAATTCCTTCTTGAATCAAGGTAGTTCTTAAGGTATGGAACAGCAGTGATGAGAATTCAAAACCATTATCATTCTCTATAATGTTTTTAACAATATAATCCGTTTTATTTTCATCTAATTTTTTAGGTTCTGAATGATTAACTTCCCCTACAAATTTAGAAGATATATAAAAGACCTTTTTACGATTGTCATTAGGATTTAATTTATAATCAATAATCCCATCCTCTCGTAAAGCTTTTAAGTGAACTGAAATTGTAGATTTAGACCTACCGGTATTGGTAACAATTTCATCAAATTCCATGTCACTGTTTTTTAACAATTCCAAGATAGTTAATTTAACTGGACTTTTTATAACACTTACAGATGCACTTCCGTCTGTTTTAGCATATATTTGAACAGGTTTTTCTTTATTCAGCTGTTTTACATTATTGCCTAACATAAGTATTCCCTTCTTATTCTTTAAATTATATATTAAATTAACATAAACAATTAAGTTAAAAAACTGAAATTTAACCTATTAGCTAATAAATTTTATATATCTATTAACATATTTATTTTACTAATATTTAAATATTGTTTTATCTTATACAAACAGTTTGTATGATTACTATCAAATATTTTAAAAAATTAAACAGTATAAGAACAAGAAATAACTTGAAAAGAATAAAAATCATAATAAAAAATGTGTTAAATTGACAAGAAAAGGAAAAATAGATATTAAAACCATTTAACAAACTTATATTTTTCTGTTAAGATAATACATTGAGTTTTAAGTCCCTTAGTAACGAATTTATCAAACCTGATATTCTCCTTATTTAAAAGCTCCTCAACATGTTTGATTGTGTTTTGCTCACCTATCCTATCATAATCATCAATTATAATTATAAACTCATCGGCAAGATTCTCTGGAATTAAATCCCAAATATTAGTTCTTGAATATGTAGAGCTTTTAATCGGAGGATAATCAATAAATCCCTGTGGACCGTCAATAATAATCAAGTCAAATTTCTCATCCTTAAGTATTTTATCCAGATTTTTATATCTGTTACTTTCAATGGTTTTATTAGGGATTTCTAAGGATTCATCAATAACAACCCTTTCAATATCACACTGTATTATATTGGCATTAT comes from Methanobrevibacter boviskoreani JH1 and encodes:
- a CDS encoding V4R domain-containing protein; amino-acid sequence: MLGNNVKQLNKEKPVQIYAKTDGSASVSVIKSPVKLTILELLKNSDMEFDEIVTNTGRSKSTISVHLKALREDGIIDYKLNPNDNRKKVFYISSKFVGEVNHSEPKKLDENKTDYIVKNIIENDNGFEFSSLLFHTLRTTLIQEGINIDPILHEAGLKIGLSLFDQVYNEDFEQFLNNIAQFWSDNGLGKLTIEIGDIITVTSVDCFECYLLPKTGKPACFLDSGILEALMSSYFNSKVDVTEVKCYTMGDECCTFLIEPKGEVYSFVQDVSK